AGAACAGATACACAGGAATTTGTAGTCCCTAAGTCTATACCTATTACTTTTCCCATAATATATTACCTCCCTAATTTGCGACCTTGACCATGCTTGGCCGTATTACTTTACCATTTAATTTGTATCCTTTTTGTAAGACCGCTGTTACAAGGCCGCTTTCGTGCTCTTCACTGTCTTCGGTCATTACAGCATTGTGAAAGTTGGGATCAAATGCTACTCCCGTTGCTTCGATTTCTTCTAATCCGCTTTTTTCCAGTACCCCCTTGAAAATCTTAAATATGTTGTTCATACCCTGAACAAACCCTTCCTCGCCCTCGCCGTGAGCAAGTGCTCTTTCAAAGTTATCTATCACATCAAGCAATTCTGAAACGATTTTCTCGTTTGCATATGCATAAATGTCACTTTTCTCTTTTTCTGTTCTTCTTTTGTAATTCTGGAAGTCCGCCATCAGCCGCAAATACTTCTGTTCGCTCTCTTCAGCCGGAACATCCTCTGTCTCTGGTTCAACTGCCACCTCTGGGGCCTCCGTGTCCTGAGCTTCGCTTTCCTTTGTATTAGCTTCCCCTGTTGCCTCTGTTCCATCCGCTTCCTGCGCTTCCAGGATATCCACATCCTTTTCGGCTGCGGTCTTCTGCTGGTTAATCATCGTCCTCACTACCTCCTGTCAGTTTAAAAGTGTTATTCAAATTTTCGGTTATATACTCGATAACAGAAGTTACCTCGTCGTATTTCATTCTGGTGGGACCAATCACACCGATTTTCCCGATCAGTTTGCCGTCTATGTGGTATGTGGCGGTAATCAAACTACAATTCTGCATCATGTCATCTGCATTTTCATTTCCAATCGTAATAATCACGCCGTTTTCCCGATCAATCAACTTTTTAGTAAAGTCTTCTTTCTTGTTCAACAGCTCTAGAAATACTTTCGCCTTGTCGATGTCATTGTATTCTGGTATGGAAAAGATGTTGGTCAATCCATCCATATACAAATCGACGTTGAGCATTTTTTCTAGGGTTTTCATAAAGTTTGGCATAATGTTCTGTGCCAGCATGCCCATGGCTTCTAAATCCGTCTCAAAGGAGCGGATAATATCCACCGTCAAAGCTTCGCTGATGGTCTTACCTCTAAAGTTATAGGTCATAGATTTGGATAGCAGCTCCAAATTTTCCCTAGTGTAAGCCACCCGAATCTTCAGTGCCGTGTTAGACACTTTACCACTTTCCGCCACAATCATCAGCACCACGGTGCTATCGTCTACAGGCAGAACATTAACAAACCGCAATTTATCCTCATCGGTCTTGGGAGTCATCGCAAAGGATGTCAAGTTGGTGATTTCAGACAGCAGGCTGGCCGCATGCTGAATGGTTCTTTCAAACTCCGACATATCGCTTTGCAGCTTCTCTGAAATAATCTGTTTTTCCTCCAAGCTCAATTCCTTCTTGCTCATAAGCTCGTTTACATACAGCCTGTACCCTTTGTCAGAAGGTACCCTGCCGGCTGACGTATGAGGATGGGTCAAAAATCCCATGTCTTCCAAATCGGACATTTCATTGCGAATCGTAGCTGGACTCACACCTAACTCATACTTCTTTGAAAGGGTTCTGGATCCAACCGGTTCACCAGTGCGAATAAAATCACCGATGATGGCCTGTAATATTCTCAATTTTCTTTCGTTTAAATCCATCTTGCTCACCCTTTCTTTGTTAGCACTCACGTCGCATGAGTGCTAACTACATTTTTAATTTAACACTCTTATGGTGTAATGTCAACACTTCTTGCAAAAAAAGATATAATTTTTTGATTTTGTCCTTGCCGTTTATCTACCAATATAAAAGTCGGCTAGGTCAAAGAAATTCTTTGGGCCTTGCCGACTTTTACAGTTACTGATTATCCGTGTTCTTTTACTTATTTTTCTTCCCCAAATAAGCTTCCTGAATGGTTGAATCCGCCAGTAGCTCTTTTGCGCTGCCTGAGGCGGTAATAACCCCCTGTTCCAGCACATACGCTTTATCCGCTACCGAAAGTGCTTTAAAGGCATTTTGTTCCACCAGCAGCAGCGTTTTACCCATCTGTTTAATTTCTACGATAATCTCAAAGATAGTGTTGATTAAGAGCGGTGCTAAGCCTAAAGATGGTTCATCCAGCATGATTAAGTTTGGATTGGACATCAATCCCCTGCCCATAGCCAACATCTGCTGCTCCCCGCCTGACAACGTACCGGCAACTTGTTTTTCCCGTTCTTTTAATCTGGGAAAAAGGTGATACACCCGCTCAAAGTCTTCCTGAATCCCCTTCTTATCCGTCCTAAGATACGCACCCATTTTTAAGTTTTCGTGCACAGAGAGGTTGGCAAAGATGATACGTCCTTCCGGTACCTGACAAACTCCCGCCTTAACCACTTTATGAGCCTGTCTGGGAAGGTTCTGGTCTTCATAGATTACATCTCCCTGATATTTGACCATACCGCTGATAGCATTTAATAAGGAAGATTTACCTGCACCGTTTGAACCGATGATGGTAACAATTTCTCCCTGCTGGACATCGATGGAAATTCCCCGGAGAGCATGAATACCACCGTAGTGCACATTAAGATTGTTTACCTTCAACATGAATGTCTTCCTCCTTCCCCAGATATGCTTCGATTACCCGCTTGTCGTCCTGTATCTCATCCGGCGTACCTTCCGCCAAGGCTTTACCAAAGTTTAATACAAAGATTTTATCGCACAGTCCCATGATTAAATCCATGTGATGTTCAATGATGAGGACAGTCAGATTAAAATCATCTCGTATCTGCCGAATCAGCTCCATCAGCTGAATGGTCTCTTCTGGATTCATACCTGCTGCCGGTTCATCTAAGAGTAACAGCTTTGGATTTAAAGCTAAGGCTCTGGCGATTTCCAGCTTTCGCTGCATGCCGTAAGGCAAATTTGCCGCTACCATATCCCGAACTTCCCACAGTCCCATGAGCTGAAGCAGTTCAGCGGTCTTTTGATTCAACATTTCCTCCTGCTTGCAAAAAGAACTAGCCCAGGGCAAGGTTGCCTTTAAGATTGGCAGCTTCCTGGGAAGCACCGATTGAAGAAGGCCATAGCTCCCCGAACGATGACAGGCAGTCAATACGTTCTCAAAGACACTGAGCTTCTTAAAAAGCCGGATATTCTGAAAAGTTCTGGTAATACCTTTCTCCGCAATTTGATAAGGCTTTAAGGGCTTCCAATTAAACCGTCTTTTAACACCATTTACAAAACCTTTTCCATAAGGATCGGCACTTGCTATGGAATCACCATAAAATAAAATCTCTCCCTCACTTAGTGTATATACTGCGGTAATTAAATTAAAAATAGTGGTTTTTCCGGCTCCATTGGGGCCGATCAGGCCAAAGATTTCACCTTCTTTTATGGTAAAGCTTACATCTCCTACCGCCGTCAGGCCACCAAACCGCTTTGTAACATTTCTCATGGTCAAAACGTCGGTCATCCTTCTGCACCTCCTTCTGGAGCATTTATCGCACTTTGGCCCTTTTTCTTTCCAAACTTCCTGAAGAAACGAATAATGCCTTTGAGGCTGAATTCCATACCACCCAACATTCCCTGAGGTCTTGTAATCATAATGATGATAACGGCCGCGCCATATACCACCAATCTCCATTGAGCAAATTCTCGGAGAAGTTCTGGCAGGAAGGTCAGTATAAAGGCACCGACCACACTTCCGGTAATGCTGCCCAAACCTCCGAAGATTACCATAATAGTCATTTCTGTAGACTTAGTCAGCTGGAACATGAGAGGCTGTATAAAACCCAGGTAATGGGCCCACAGGGCTCCTCCTATTCCTGCATAAAGGGCTGAAATAGCCAGAGATGTCATCTTATAGTGAAATACGTTGATGCCAATGGCCTGGGAGGCCAATTCCTCTTCTCTTACTGCAATCATATTTCTTCCATGCCTGGACTTAATCAAAAATGCCATGGCGGCTATGCCTATGATATTGATGATGACTACCTTGGCTAAAGTAGTCTCTAAAGGAATTCCCGGCAACCCTCTAGCCCCGCCGAAGTATTGCAAATTATCGAATATTAAACGCACTGCTTCCCCAAAACCAAGGGTCGCTATACAAAAGTAATCCCCTTTTAAATTTAATGTAAAATATCCGATAAATAGCGATGCGACCATGGCTGCAATACCGCCCAGCAGCAAAGCGGCGTAAAAAGGAATACCGAAATTCATGGTACAGATTGCTGAAACATACGCACCGATGGCCATAAATCCTGCATGGCCAAAAGAAAAGAGCCCGGTGAAGCCCGTCAGCAAAGACAGGCCTAAAACTACCATCAAATTGATACCTACTAAAATCAAGATACCTTCGATGTAAAACCAACTGAACATAGAAAGTACCTCCTCTACGCCTTATCTTCCGTAATCTTTCCCATGATACCACTAGGTCGGATTACCAATACGACAATAAGTAATGTAAATGCAATCAAGTCCCTGTATTGAGAAGCAATGTATGCCGAGCTTAAGGTTTCAATCAACCCCAAAAGCAGACTGCCCACCACGGCACCAGGCAAGCTGCCCAGACCTCCAAATACAGCAGCAATAAAGGATTTATTTGTAATCACGCCTATTTGCGGATATACCGTATACTTCATCCCGAAGAGCATACCTGCTATACCGGCCAGCATACCACCCAGCAGAAAAATAACAAAAATGATACGGTTTACATTTACCCCCATTAGATTACTTCCCCTAGAGCTATAGGAACAAGCTCGAATAGCCAAGCCTACTTTGGTTTTTTCAATGATAAAGACCAAAATGGCCAAGCTGATTGCCGCAATAACAAACATCAGCACATCAATTCGGCTCACGGAAATACTGCCGAACGTAAAGGGAATGGGATTAAAAATCTGAGGATAAGTTTTAAAAGTTGGGCCGATGGTCGCAATAACTAAATTCTCCAAGAATATGGAAGCGCCCATAGCCGAAATGATAAAATACAAGGAGGGTGCATTCCTCTTTCTAAGAGGACTGTATGCTACCTTCTCCAATACCACAGCGATTAACCCGGCTCCGAAAGCCGCAATAACCAAAGCTCCTAAAAATGACATGGGTAATAAATGCAATGCGTATAAACCAATATAGGCCCCTAACATGATGACTCCGCCATGAGCAAAATTGGAAAAGTTTAAAATACTATATACCAATGAGTATCCTACCGCCATTAGTGCATAAATGCTTCCAATAGACAGACCGTTTATCAACTGTTGTAAAAATACACTCACCTGCAAATCCTCCTAACACTTTGAGTAAAATAAGGCAGTTGGAAAACTGCCTTATTTAATTCTCTTTTACTGGCCAAAGGCACTAATTTGCACCATACTTCTGCATAAAGGCGTATTCAAATTCACCGGTTTCAGGGTTAAGCTGAATCTTCTGAATGGCAGCTTCTTTTCCTTCTGGATTATGAGTTTTTTCGCCAAGCTTTATGGTTCCTGTCACACCCTTAACCTCTACCTGAGTCAACGCATCTGTTATCGCCTGAGGATCAGCATTTCCTGCTTTTTCAATCGCTGCCAATAATACTTTATAAGCATCATGCACCATGTAGCAGTTTATTTCTGGAGTCGTGCCGTATTTTGCTATGTAAGCCTCTGTAAGCGGTTTTACGTCTGGGTCATTGTAGTCAAAATGATTAACTACATAGCTTCCCTCTAAAGAATTTCCAGCCATCTCAAACAACGTGTCTGAAGGCCAGCCGTCTCCACCCATCAAGGTTGCTTTGATACCCAGGTCTCTAGCCTGATTGGCACTTAAAGCGACTTCCTTATAGTAGTAAGGCATCAGAATTACTTCCGGGTCTGCTTTTTTAATCTTAGTCAACTGAGGTCTGAAATCCGTATCGCCAGCTTTAAAAGCTTCTTTTGCAACGATAGTTCCGCCCTTTGCTTCAAAGGTTTCAATAAAGTACTGCATAAATCCTTGAGAATAGTCACTAGCTACATCATATAAAATTGCCGCTTTTTTATATTTTAAAATATCTGCTGCATATCCGGCAGCTACAGCACCCTGATAAGGGTCTGTAAAACATACCCGAAAGTTGTACTCATTTACGGAGCCGTCATCGTTGACCGTAATTTTAGGATTTGTAGCAACCGTGGCAATATCAGACACTCCTGCGGACTCCAGTACACCAGTGATGGCCAGGGCCTGGGCGGACGCATTTGGTCCTAAAATAGCGCAAACTTTATCCTGAGATACCAATCTCTTGACTGCATTTACAGCCTCATTCGCATCTCCTTTTGTGTCAAGAGCCACCAATTCCAACTGACGGCCTAAGATTCCTCCGGCTGCATTGGTTTCATCGATCAGCATTTGCACGGTCTGACTTTCACACTTTCCCCAAGGCGCCTGATCTCCTGTCAGGGAACCAATCCAGCCGATTTTAATCGGATCTGTCGCCGCATCACCGCTGCCGCTGCTACCGCCTCCGCAGCCAGTAAGAGCCAGCAGTAGCACCATCATGATGCTGATAAATAAAGATACTTTTCTCTTCATTTTCCTTACCTCCTAAAAACATAATTTAACAATATGCCATGGACCTAATGAGAGCTGATTTGGTAAACCATTTTTGTGCTCTCTTTTGTGATGATTATATGAAATCGCTTCATTCTGCTTCAATTTGCTTCAAAAGAAATCAAAAAAATGTTTCAAATCTTTAGAATTAACTGAATTTTTTGTATCATCTCCAACATTGTTTTATTTATTAGCCTTAAGAGCGCAAACTTGTTTAAAAAATAAAAAAGAAGAAAAGCAAAAGGCCATCCAGCCAAGGAGGCGGACAGCCAATATCTCTTTACAATTTATACTTTCTATAGCAAAATCCTATGATTCTTGCTCATAGATCATCTTTTTCTTTAACTTCAGCCACCCCGCATATAGCTGGTCTAATGTGGCATCGTAGACCTTTGCTACCGGCGGACTGGAGAACACCACCGCACACAGCGATGCAGCCCCAAATACCCACAAGTAATACACGGTCAAGTTGGGACAAGGAAATCCCACATCCTGAACCACATATCGGAAGAACAGATGGAAAATATATATCGGCATGGTATTCATACCTATATAAGACAGATAGTTCTTTTTGTTTGGCATCAGATTCAACAGTACGATAGTCCACAGCACCGCCAGAATCAGCACTACACCCCGCAAGATTATATCAGTATACCAAGGAATACCAATATCTGCCGCTGTCGTCTTCAACAGATAAAAAGCCACCGGCACCTTTACATAAAACGCCAGTCCGTAGGAAGCCCCCAGCAGAAGGACCAACAAAGGGATACTCTGCCATTTCTTCAACTTCTGCAAGGATTTCAACCTGTCACTGGTGCAATAATAGCCCATAAGAAAAAATGGAAAGTAGGAAATAGTCCGGCCCAAAGCGAAGTAATCTGTATCCACCGGCAACAGACCAGCGATGAGATAGATGCCGATACTGATTGCCAATAAGTGTTTAATCTTCACCAAATCCTTTAGATAATACCGATAGAAAAATACCGAAAATAAAAACCACAGAGCAAAGGGAGGCTTTAAAAAATCTAAATTAGCATGACCGAAATATAGATAGCGAAATATGTAAAAAATCAGCGTAAAGAACAGGTATGGCAGCAAAAACGTCTGAAAGGCTGATTCCCTGGCCCGATCTACCTTCTTTGAAAAGTAACCCGATAAGAACATAAACAGCTGCATGACGAACACATTAATGGTAATATAGACAATGCCGCTGAGGGACCCTTGAGAAAACTCCCCTCCCACTCTGGTAAAATGAGAAATGGGTATGCACCAAATAGCCAGCCCCCTGAGATTATCAAATATATAGCTTCTGACCTTTGCTGTCTGAGGAGCTCCTATTGATACCGTATTTTCCATAAAAAACCTTCCTTTTTGTAAAATTTATTTGCAGGAAAGGCGGCAGCGGCCGCCTTTCCTCATTTAATCACTACGCCTAAAAATCTGGCCAATTCCGCCGCCTGCATCCAGTCTACCACTGCACCGCTTATCTCTCGGGCCTCTGTGGAAAGGATAATCCCCTCAATCTGACACTCCCGCAGATCCACCCCCTTCAAGGGGGTCTTATACAGATTGGCCCGGACCAAACTCACGTCTTTCCACCGCCACTTTTGTCCCTTACAACTGTCAAGCCAGGCCTCCGATAAATCACAAGTTTCTAAGACCATATCCTGCAACAGACATAAAGTAAAGACCGCATAGCGAAACAGACAGGCCCTTAGCTCCACTTGTTTAAAAACGCTTTCAGAAAAGTCAGCACCGATCCCCTTCACCTGCTCAAAAGAACATCTGCTAAAGGTACTGCTGCTGAAATTGCAGTTAGAAAAATCACAACTCATAAATAAGCAATCCTTAAAGTAGGATTTAGGAAAGGCCGAATCGGAAAAAACGCAGTTTTCAAAAACTGAACCAGATACCTCCAAACCAGAAAAATCTCCTTTTTCCACGGAAACCCCAGCGATATACCGATCCTCCAAGGAGCTGCCCTCCTGGTTTGCCGCCTCAGCCAGCTCCAGAAATACAGCTGAATCTTCTATATTCTCAAGTTGTTCCCTCGCCTTCTCTGCATCCCACTTTTTCATCTGCCTTTATCTCCTGTCTGCCTTTCCGCCGTCTTATTCCTCCGCCCAAGCTAAGGCGCAGCGCACGGCTCGCTTCCAGCCCTTCAGCATAGACTGCCGCGTTTCTTGCGGCAAACTAGGCGCAAAGGTCTGATCAATTTGCCAGTTTTGCACAACGTCTTCTTTGTCCTTCCAATACCCCGTAGCTAAGCCTGCCAAATAGGCAGCACCCAGAGAGGTCGTTTCTATGCACATCGGCCGCTGAACCATGGTGTCCAGCAAATCCGCCTGAATCTGCATGAGCAGGTTGTTGGCGCTGGCTCCGCCATCTACTTTTAAAGCCGCTAGCTTGATGCCTGAATCTTCTTCCATGGCCTGTAGCAAGTCCGCTGTTTGGTAAGCCAGTGATTCCAAGGTAGCCCGTACCAGATGATTCTTGTTAGCCCCTCTGGTAATGCCCAGAATCGTGCCCCGGGCGTATGGGTTCCAATAGGGTGCTCCCAAACCCACAAACGCTGGTACTACATAGACTCCATTCGAATCGGTTACAGAAGCAGCCATGGCTTCTGATTCTGCGGAATCGTGCAAAATACCTAATTCATCCCGCAGCCACTGAACAGCTGCACCTGCCACGAAAATAGACCCTTCCAAGGCATATTCTACCTTGCCATCTAAACCCCAAGCAATGGTAGTCAAGAGCCCATTCTGGGACTGAACCGGCTTTTCCCCGGTGTTCATAAGCATAAAGCAACCCGTGCCATATGTATTTTTTACTTCGCCTTCTTTAAAGCACGTTTGTCCGAACAAGGCGGCCTGCTGATCCCCAGCGGCTCCGGCAATCTGTACGCTGCCGCCGAAAATCACGGGATCCGTGGTGCCGTATAGGCAGCTGGACGGTTTAGGCTCCGGCAGCATTCCCGCCGGAATATCCAGCTCAGCCAGAATCTCTTCATCCCACTGGAGCGTATTGATGTTAAACAGCATAGTCCTGGAGGCATTGGAGTAGTCGGTTACATGAATCTTACCCATGGATAATTTCCAAATCAACCAAGTTTCGATGGTGCCGAAAAGCAAATCGCCGTTTTTCGCCTTTTCTCTAGCTCCCGGCACATGCTCCAAAATCCAGTGCAATTTTGTGCCAGAAAAATAGGCGTCAATCAGCAATCCTGTCTTTGACTTAACCTTTTCTATCAAGCCTTCTCTGGTCTTGAGCTGGTCGCAATATTCCGCCGTCCTTCTGCACTGCCAGACGATGGCGTTGTAAATAGGCAGACCCGTGTGCTTATCCCATACCACCGTGGTCTCCCGCTGATTGGTGATGCCGATGGCCTGGATATTTTCATAAGTCGCATCAATCTTATAAAGGGCTTCCTGGGCTACTCCCACTTGCGTAGACCAGATTTCCATGGGGTCGTGCTCTACCCAGCCGGCGTGGGGATAAAGCTGGAGGAATTCCTTTTGAGCCAAGCTGACGATTTCGCCTTTTTTGTTGTACAAAATACATCTCGAACTTGTGGTGCCCTGATCCAGAGCCATTATAAACTTTTCCATAATCACCTCTCCACATTCAACACAATCAACTGAATTTTTCCGTTTTCTCCGGTTCTACGGAAGGTGTGGGTCATCAAATTTTCTTCGCCTTCGTTGGCGCTGTTCCCGTTTGAAGCCCAG
The genomic region above belongs to Aminipila butyrica and contains:
- the grpE gene encoding nucleotide exchange factor GrpE, producing MINQQKTAAEKDVDILEAQEADGTEATGEANTKESEAQDTEAPEVAVEPETEDVPAEESEQKYLRLMADFQNYKRRTEKEKSDIYAYANEKIVSELLDVIDNFERALAHGEGEEGFVQGMNNIFKIFKGVLEKSGLEEIEATGVAFDPNFHNAVMTEDSEEHESGLVTAVLQKGYKLNGKVIRPSMVKVAN
- the hrcA gene encoding heat-inducible transcriptional repressor HrcA, with the translated sequence MDLNERKLRILQAIIGDFIRTGEPVGSRTLSKKYELGVSPATIRNEMSDLEDMGFLTHPHTSAGRVPSDKGYRLYVNELMSKKELSLEEKQIISEKLQSDMSEFERTIQHAASLLSEITNLTSFAMTPKTDEDKLRFVNVLPVDDSTVVLMIVAESGKVSNTALKIRVAYTRENLELLSKSMTYNFRGKTISEALTVDIIRSFETDLEAMGMLAQNIMPNFMKTLEKMLNVDLYMDGLTNIFSIPEYNDIDKAKVFLELLNKKEDFTKKLIDRENGVIITIGNENADDMMQNCSLITATYHIDGKLIGKIGVIGPTRMKYDEVTSVIEYITENLNNTFKLTGGSEDDD
- a CDS encoding ABC transporter ATP-binding protein yields the protein MLKVNNLNVHYGGIHALRGISIDVQQGEIVTIIGSNGAGKSSLLNAISGMVKYQGDVIYEDQNLPRQAHKVVKAGVCQVPEGRIIFANLSVHENLKMGAYLRTDKKGIQEDFERVYHLFPRLKEREKQVAGTLSGGEQQMLAMGRGLMSNPNLIMLDEPSLGLAPLLINTIFEIIVEIKQMGKTLLLVEQNAFKALSVADKAYVLEQGVITASGSAKELLADSTIQEAYLGKKNK
- a CDS encoding ABC transporter ATP-binding protein; the protein is MTDVLTMRNVTKRFGGLTAVGDVSFTIKEGEIFGLIGPNGAGKTTIFNLITAVYTLSEGEILFYGDSIASADPYGKGFVNGVKRRFNWKPLKPYQIAEKGITRTFQNIRLFKKLSVFENVLTACHRSGSYGLLQSVLPRKLPILKATLPWASSFCKQEEMLNQKTAELLQLMGLWEVRDMVAANLPYGMQRKLEIARALALNPKLLLLDEPAAGMNPEETIQLMELIRQIRDDFNLTVLIIEHHMDLIMGLCDKIFVLNFGKALAEGTPDEIQDDKRVIEAYLGKEEDIHVEGKQS
- a CDS encoding branched-chain amino acid ABC transporter permease; protein product: MFSWFYIEGILILVGINLMVVLGLSLLTGFTGLFSFGHAGFMAIGAYVSAICTMNFGIPFYAALLLGGIAAMVASLFIGYFTLNLKGDYFCIATLGFGEAVRLIFDNLQYFGGARGLPGIPLETTLAKVVIINIIGIAAMAFLIKSRHGRNMIAVREEELASQAIGINVFHYKMTSLAISALYAGIGGALWAHYLGFIQPLMFQLTKSTEMTIMVIFGGLGSITGSVVGAFILTFLPELLREFAQWRLVVYGAAVIIIMITRPQGMLGGMEFSLKGIIRFFRKFGKKKGQSAINAPEGGAEG
- a CDS encoding branched-chain amino acid ABC transporter permease yields the protein MSVFLQQLINGLSIGSIYALMAVGYSLVYSILNFSNFAHGGVIMLGAYIGLYALHLLPMSFLGALVIAAFGAGLIAVVLEKVAYSPLRKRNAPSLYFIISAMGASIFLENLVIATIGPTFKTYPQIFNPIPFTFGSISVSRIDVLMFVIAAISLAILVFIIEKTKVGLAIRACSYSSRGSNLMGVNVNRIIFVIFLLGGMLAGIAGMLFGMKYTVYPQIGVITNKSFIAAVFGGLGSLPGAVVGSLLLGLIETLSSAYIASQYRDLIAFTLLIVVLVIRPSGIMGKITEDKA
- a CDS encoding ABC transporter substrate-binding protein, translating into MKRKVSLFISIMMVLLLALTGCGGGSSGSGDAATDPIKIGWIGSLTGDQAPWGKCESQTVQMLIDETNAAGGILGRQLELVALDTKGDANEAVNAVKRLVSQDKVCAILGPNASAQALAITGVLESAGVSDIATVATNPKITVNDDGSVNEYNFRVCFTDPYQGAVAAGYAADILKYKKAAILYDVASDYSQGFMQYFIETFEAKGGTIVAKEAFKAGDTDFRPQLTKIKKADPEVILMPYYYKEVALSANQARDLGIKATLMGGDGWPSDTLFEMAGNSLEGSYVVNHFDYNDPDVKPLTEAYIAKYGTTPEINCYMVHDAYKVLLAAIEKAGNADPQAITDALTQVEVKGVTGTIKLGEKTHNPEGKEAAIQKIQLNPETGEFEYAFMQKYGAN
- a CDS encoding acyltransferase family protein, translated to MENTVSIGAPQTAKVRSYIFDNLRGLAIWCIPISHFTRVGGEFSQGSLSGIVYITINVFVMQLFMFLSGYFSKKVDRARESAFQTFLLPYLFFTLIFYIFRYLYFGHANLDFLKPPFALWFLFSVFFYRYYLKDLVKIKHLLAISIGIYLIAGLLPVDTDYFALGRTISYFPFFLMGYYCTSDRLKSLQKLKKWQSIPLLVLLLGASYGLAFYVKVPVAFYLLKTTAADIGIPWYTDIILRGVVLILAVLWTIVLLNLMPNKKNYLSYIGMNTMPIYIFHLFFRYVVQDVGFPCPNLTVYYLWVFGAASLCAVVFSSPPVAKVYDATLDQLYAGWLKLKKKMIYEQES
- a CDS encoding pentapeptide repeat-containing protein, which encodes MKKWDAEKAREQLENIEDSAVFLELAEAANQEGSSLEDRYIAGVSVEKGDFSGLEVSGSVFENCVFSDSAFPKSYFKDCLFMSCDFSNCNFSSSTFSRCSFEQVKGIGADFSESVFKQVELRACLFRYAVFTLCLLQDMVLETCDLSEAWLDSCKGQKWRWKDVSLVRANLYKTPLKGVDLRECQIEGIILSTEAREISGAVVDWMQAAELARFLGVVIK
- the glpK gene encoding glycerol kinase GlpK; translated protein: MEKFIMALDQGTTSSRCILYNKKGEIVSLAQKEFLQLYPHAGWVEHDPMEIWSTQVGVAQEALYKIDATYENIQAIGITNQRETTVVWDKHTGLPIYNAIVWQCRRTAEYCDQLKTREGLIEKVKSKTGLLIDAYFSGTKLHWILEHVPGAREKAKNGDLLFGTIETWLIWKLSMGKIHVTDYSNASRTMLFNINTLQWDEEILAELDIPAGMLPEPKPSSCLYGTTDPVIFGGSVQIAGAAGDQQAALFGQTCFKEGEVKNTYGTGCFMLMNTGEKPVQSQNGLLTTIAWGLDGKVEYALEGSIFVAGAAVQWLRDELGILHDSAESEAMAASVTDSNGVYVVPAFVGLGAPYWNPYARGTILGITRGANKNHLVRATLESLAYQTADLLQAMEEDSGIKLAALKVDGGASANNLLMQIQADLLDTMVQRPMCIETTSLGAAYLAGLATGYWKDKEDVVQNWQIDQTFAPSLPQETRQSMLKGWKRAVRCALAWAEE